In Lactiplantibacillus pentosus, the sequence CGAAAAAACACAGGTACTCATTAAGCAATTACGCAAATTATTTGATGCTTCGACGACCGGCTTTCCTGGTGATGAAGACAACGGCTCCATGGCTGGTTGGTTCATCTTCGCCTGCCTAGGCTTTTATCCAGTTTGTCCGGCTGATGCAACCTACGTCCTGGGAATTCCAGCGTTTGACCACGTAACACTACACTTGGCTGACCATGATATTCAATTAAATACAGCTAATAATCATGATCATAATAATTTTGTTCAGCATGTCGCGCTAAACGGACATGACTACTCACAGCAAACGATCACGCACCAACAATTGATTAACAGTACCTCCATCGATGTTCGGCTCGGTCTAGTCCCTAATCATTCGACCACTGATAATCACTAAACCAACGAGTAGCTCAAATTTCAGCACGTACTTGTCGTTATACAATTCAACGTGCAGCTGACAGAGAAAGCAGGATCACCATAGCGGCTGATCCTGCTTTTGTCATACTGAATAACCAATTAATATACAATAACGTGCTTTCGTGGTACCTTAACGATGAGGTGAGGAAGATGCAAGATGCTCGAGAACAACAAGCAACCGTCTCTGTTGAAGTCAACCCAACTGATAAGCAGCTAGCCAGCGAACTCTTTGATCATCTAGGACTCAGTCCCTCAACTGCGATCAACATCTTCATTAAGAAAAGTATCGCTGAAGGCGGCATGCCATTTGAGGTCAAGGACCCCTTCTATAACACAGCTAACCAAGCAGAACTTCAACGTCGTTTCAATAAACTTAATCGTAATCAAACTCAGGACAATAAGCTTGATTAACCAGTCCTGAGTGATGATAATGGCCCACCAAAAAAGTAGTATCGTCTGTAAGTTCGCAAACGATACTACTTTTTTAGTGATGCTGACTGCCACGAGTATCCAGTCATCGGAGTGGGGTTCTAATGATACGGCCATGGCAGTGGCGTACTGGCTAAGCCTGTTGTGTCGCCTCTTCTTCTTCGTCCAACATGATTGAGTTGTGCGTATCATTGTCAAAGAAGTGTGCTTTGTTAATGTCGAAGCCCATCTTAACCTTGGAGCCCGGTTGATGGAAATCTCGTGAATCCACATTAGCAACGAATTCAGTATCTCCAACCTGACTGTAAAGCTGACTCGTCGCACCCAATAATTCTGAGACGTTAATCGTTGCTTCCACCGTTGAGTCCGGCCACGTATCAATGAAGATTTCTTCGGTATGAATATCTTCAGGACGAATACCAAAGACAATATCTTTGCCATTATAGCCGCGTTTATCCAACACCTTAGCCATCCCTTCAGGAATCGTTAGCCGCACGCCTTTGTGGTCATCAATGACTTTATCTTGGTAATGAACCTTGAAGAAATTCATTGCTGGCGAACCGATGAAACCCGCGACAAACATATTACGTGGCCGATCATAAATCTCTGATGGCGTTCCAATCTGCTGGATTTCACCAACAGACATAACGACCACACGATCCGCCATGGTCATCGCTTCAGTTTGGTCATGGGTCACATAGATCGTCGTCGTATTCAGCCGTTGATGCAACTTAGCAATTTCGGCACGCATCGACACCCGCAACTTAGCATCCAAGTTGGAGAGCGGTTCGTCCATCAGGAAGATTGGTGCATCCCGCACAATTGCTCGACCCAATGCAACCCGTTGCCGTTGTCCACCAGACAAGTCAGCTGGTTTGCGATCCAAGAATTCAGTTAACCCGAGAATCTTAGCTGCCCGGTCAACCCGATCGGCAATATCGGATTTGTCATATTTTCGGAGTTTCAACCCGAACGCCATATTACCGGCAACCGTCATATGTGGATATAACGCATAGTTTTGGAATACCATCGCAATATCCCGGTCCTTTGGCGAAACATCATTCATCACTTTGCCGCCGATTTCCAAGACCCCTTGGGTGATATCTTCAAGTCCGGCGATCATCCGTAACGTGGTTGATTTACCACACCCAGAAGGGCCAACAAACACAATGAATTCCTTGTCTTTAATGTGCAAATCAAAATCATTAACTGAGTTTATTTCGGCATTTGGATAACGTTTATAAATGTGTTCAAGATTAATTTCAACCATGATAAATCCCAACCTTTCTTTCACTTATTAGCTTAACGGAAAGCGCATTCATTATGAATGGACATAGTATCTGAAAAAGACGTCTATTTCCGGCAACTTGCCCAAAGTTAGACGACACTTGCACATTAGCTTTTTCCTGCGCCTGTATCTGCGACCAAATCTGCTGTTATAGCCCATTAATCTTGCGTTTTTTCGACCGTTTTGGCGGATCCGATTCCAAAATAGCCAATTAAAGCCCAAAGTTGATATATCAACTTTGGGCTTTAATTAGAACTTGCTTTGATTTGATCACTGCTTATTCAAGCAATGATAGCGCCAGCGCAAAATCACCCACCGTCGCCGAAGCATTATCAGGGAAGTGACTATGCACGATTAGATCTGATGGAACTTGCACATAACCATTATTCAATTGATCGAAGTACTGGCGAACCTTCACCATGTCGGCGTCATTAATGACAGATCCACCAAAAATAATTTTTTCTGGCGTCAGATTAACATACGCATTGAAGGCCATTTGAGCCGCGTAGTAATCAATATAGTCAAATACTGGATTATCGCGCTGTAAATTCTCACCACGTTCTCCAGTTCTCGCTTCAATGGTTGGTCCGGCCGCAACACCTTCAAAACAATGGTTGCCATGGAACGGACAACCGCCTACAAAGTCATCATCTGGGTGCATCATCACCGGCGCATGGCCCA encodes:
- a CDS encoding type II toxin-antitoxin system RelB/DinJ family antitoxin, producing MQDAREQQATVSVEVNPTDKQLASELFDHLGLSPSTAINIFIKKSIAEGGMPFEVKDPFYNTANQAELQRRFNKLNRNQTQDNKLD
- a CDS encoding ABC transporter ATP-binding protein, which codes for MVEINLEHIYKRYPNAEINSVNDFDLHIKDKEFIVFVGPSGCGKSTTLRMIAGLEDITQGVLEIGGKVMNDVSPKDRDIAMVFQNYALYPHMTVAGNMAFGLKLRKYDKSDIADRVDRAAKILGLTEFLDRKPADLSGGQRQRVALGRAIVRDAPIFLMDEPLSNLDAKLRVSMRAEIAKLHQRLNTTTIYVTHDQTEAMTMADRVVVMSVGEIQQIGTPSEIYDRPRNMFVAGFIGSPAMNFFKVHYQDKVIDDHKGVRLTIPEGMAKVLDKRGYNGKDIVFGIRPEDIHTEEIFIDTWPDSTVEATINVSELLGATSQLYSQVGDTEFVANVDSRDFHQPGSKVKMGFDINKAHFFDNDTHNSIMLDEEEEATQQA